In Crinalium epipsammum PCC 9333, the following are encoded in one genomic region:
- the sat gene encoding sulfate adenylyltransferase, whose amino-acid sequence MSHRPDGIAPHGGQLINRIATPEKLQLFLDKAEYLPRVQLDERANSDLVMIAIGGFSPLTGFMEEADYKSVVANMRLANGLPWSIPITLSVTEEVAEPLQEGSLVRLDDAKGRFIGVLELTQKYHYDKKWEAINVYRTDEEKHPGVKVVYEQGSINLAGAVWLLERDPHPQFPTYQIDPVKSRQQFIDKGWKTIVAFQTRNPIHRAHEYIQKCAMETVDGLFLHPLVGATKEDDIAADVRMRCYEIILEHYYPKDRVILAINPAAMRYAGPREAIFHALIRKNYGCTHFIVGRDHAGVGDYYGTYDAQYIFDEFEPGELGIVPMKFEHAFYCKRTQQMATTKTSPSTPEERVHLSGTKVREMLRRGELPPPEFSRPEVAKELAIAMNIDVYEI is encoded by the coding sequence ATGAGTCATCGTCCAGACGGCATAGCGCCACACGGCGGTCAGCTAATCAATCGCATTGCAACACCCGAAAAACTCCAACTATTTTTAGACAAAGCCGAGTATCTACCGAGAGTCCAACTCGATGAAAGGGCTAATTCTGATTTAGTGATGATTGCGATCGGGGGTTTTAGTCCACTCACAGGCTTTATGGAAGAAGCGGACTATAAATCAGTAGTTGCTAATATGCGTCTTGCCAATGGCTTGCCTTGGTCTATTCCCATTACCTTGTCAGTGACAGAGGAAGTGGCAGAACCATTGCAAGAAGGTAGCTTAGTACGCCTGGATGATGCCAAAGGTCGCTTTATTGGTGTTTTAGAATTAACCCAAAAGTATCACTACGACAAAAAATGGGAAGCAATTAATGTTTACCGCACCGATGAAGAAAAACACCCTGGGGTAAAAGTTGTCTATGAACAAGGATCAATTAATTTAGCTGGGGCAGTTTGGCTACTGGAACGCGACCCCCACCCCCAGTTTCCTACCTATCAAATTGACCCTGTTAAGTCTCGTCAACAATTTATAGACAAGGGTTGGAAAACAATTGTCGCCTTCCAAACCCGTAACCCCATCCACAGAGCGCATGAATATATCCAAAAGTGCGCGATGGAAACTGTGGATGGTTTATTTCTGCATCCCTTAGTTGGCGCAACTAAAGAAGATGATATTGCTGCTGATGTGCGGATGCGCTGCTATGAAATTATCCTAGAACACTATTACCCGAAAGACAGGGTAATTTTGGCAATTAACCCAGCAGCAATGCGTTATGCGGGGCCGCGTGAAGCTATTTTCCATGCCTTGATTCGCAAAAACTATGGTTGCACTCACTTTATCGTCGGTCGCGATCATGCTGGTGTTGGTGACTACTATGGCACTTACGATGCACAGTACATCTTTGATGAATTTGAGCCTGGTGAGTTAGGAATTGTGCCAATGAAGTTTGAACACGCCTTCTACTGCAAGCGCACTCAACAAATGGCAACAACGAAAACTAGCCCTAGCACCCCAGAAGAACGAGTTCATTTATCAGGGACAAAGGTACGAGAGATGTTGCGTCGAGGTGAATTGCCCCCGCCAGAGTTTTCTCGCCCAGAAGTAGCTAAAGAGTTGGCAATAGCTATGAATATTGATGTTTACGAAATTTAA
- the frr gene encoding ribosome recycling factor, whose amino-acid sequence MKLADVESNMQKTVEATQRSFNTIRTGRANASLLDRVTVEYYGTQTPLKSLANISTPDASTITIQPFDRGSVSVIERAISLSDVGLTPNNDGSTIRLNIPPLTTERRKEFVKFAGKYAEEGRVAIRNIRRDAVDSVRKQEKNHELPEDEAKDLLDKIQKVTDKYIARIDQVLAEKEKDITTV is encoded by the coding sequence GTGAAGTTAGCTGATGTAGAAAGCAATATGCAAAAGACTGTTGAAGCTACTCAACGGTCTTTTAATACAATTCGCACAGGTCGGGCTAATGCCAGCCTACTTGACCGTGTAACGGTTGAATACTACGGTACTCAGACTCCTTTGAAGTCGTTAGCAAATATTAGTACACCTGATGCCAGTACTATTACAATTCAACCCTTTGATAGAGGTAGCGTCAGTGTAATTGAAAGAGCTATTTCCCTATCAGATGTTGGCTTAACCCCCAACAACGACGGTTCTACTATTCGGTTGAATATTCCACCCCTGACTACCGAGCGGCGTAAAGAATTTGTCAAATTTGCTGGCAAATATGCTGAAGAAGGTCGTGTCGCTATTCGGAACATCCGCAGAGATGCAGTTGACTCTGTGCGGAAACAAGAAAAAAACCACGAGCTTCCTGAAGATGAAGCTAAAGACTTGCTCGATAAAATTCAGAAAGTAACTGACAAATACATTGCTAGAATCGATCAAGTTTTAGCAGAAAAAGAGAAGGATATTACCACTGTGTAA
- the pyrH gene encoding UMP kinase — protein MGITYQRVLLKLSGEALMGNLGYGIDPSIVQEIAQEVADVVNSGIQVAIVVGGGNIFRGVKAAAGGMDRATADYVGMIATVMNAITLQDALEQLGIPTRVQTAIAMQEVAEPYIRRRAIRHLEKGRVVVFGAGSGNPFFTTDTTAALRAAEIDANVIFKATKVDGIYDSDPKTNPNARRYETLTYSHVLTHDLRVMDSTAIALCKDNNIPIIVFDLGVSGNVRRAVMGESVGTIVGGNCEVS, from the coding sequence ATGGGGATAACTTACCAACGGGTTTTACTAAAACTGAGTGGTGAAGCTTTGATGGGGAACCTGGGCTATGGTATTGATCCAAGTATCGTTCAAGAAATAGCTCAGGAAGTCGCCGATGTCGTTAACAGTGGCATCCAAGTCGCAATTGTGGTTGGCGGTGGTAATATTTTTCGTGGCGTAAAAGCTGCGGCTGGTGGGATGGATAGAGCAACTGCTGACTATGTGGGTATGATTGCCACAGTTATGAATGCAATTACTTTGCAGGACGCGCTGGAACAACTTGGCATACCAACACGAGTGCAAACAGCAATAGCTATGCAGGAAGTGGCAGAACCATATATCCGCCGTCGTGCTATTCGTCACTTAGAAAAAGGGCGGGTGGTAGTTTTTGGTGCAGGTTCGGGAAATCCTTTCTTCACCACTGATACAACTGCTGCCTTGCGAGCCGCAGAAATTGATGCCAATGTTATTTTTAAGGCAACTAAAGTTGATGGGATTTATGATTCAGATCCTAAGACGAATCCTAACGCCCGTCGCTACGAAACCTTAACTTATAGTCATGTCCTTACCCATGATTTACGGGTAATGGATAGTACTGCGATCGCACTTTGTAAAGATAACAACATCCCAATTATTGTATTTGACCTTGGGGTTAGCGGTAATGTCCGTCGAGCCGTTATGGGAGAATCTGTGGGAACTATTGTCGGAGGTAATTGTGAAGTTAGCTGA
- a CDS encoding thioredoxin family protein, whose protein sequence is MKYAPDFELPGIDLQVHHLAQYLKEYLAVGVIFMCNHCPSVRQYLERLRQIQVDFQDQGFTLIGINANQYPDDSLENMKTVAEQMQLNFPYLRDTNQDVAQTFGAEKTPEVFLLNKQGILCYRGAIDDRPEDPASVEKHYLRDAIANVLQGESVTIASTPAMGSSIKWGK, encoded by the coding sequence ATGAAGTATGCCCCAGATTTTGAATTGCCAGGAATTGATCTCCAAGTTCATCACTTAGCTCAATACTTAAAAGAATATCTTGCTGTGGGAGTGATATTTATGTGTAATCACTGCCCATCTGTACGACAGTATTTAGAACGCTTAAGACAAATTCAAGTTGATTTTCAAGACCAAGGCTTTACTTTGATTGGAATCAATGCTAATCAGTATCCTGACGACAGCTTGGAGAATATGAAAACGGTTGCAGAGCAAATGCAGCTAAATTTTCCTTACTTACGGGATACTAATCAGGATGTTGCTCAAACGTTTGGAGCAGAGAAAACCCCAGAGGTATTTTTGTTAAATAAGCAAGGTATTCTCTGCTATCGTGGTGCAATCGACGATCGCCCTGAAGATCCAGCCTCCGTCGAAAAGCATTATTTACGAGATGCGATCGCGAATGTACTCCAAGGGGAATCTGTAACAATAGCCTCAACGCCAGCAATGGGTTCCTCAATCAAATGGGGAAAATGA
- a CDS encoding alpha/beta fold hydrolase, protein MTPSFSASTNNGTTTQTWIWKGYPICYQVQGDTGQAVVLIHGFGASLGHWRKNIPVLAENCRCYAIDLIGFGGSAKPTPGIEINYTFETWAEQIADFCEEVVGGAAFLVGNSIGCIVAMQAAVDHPDIALGVAMLNCSLRLLHDRKRASLPWYRRYSAPLLQQVFTVKWVGQLFFNQLAKPKVVRKILLQAYKHPDAVTEELIDLIMAPAADIGAVEVFLAFTRYSQGPLAEDLLPALRCPAIMLWGTEDPWEPIALGKELAKFPQVQKFIPIEGVGHCPQDEAPELVNPLLQDWIKSLSC, encoded by the coding sequence ATGACACCATCTTTTAGCGCATCCACCAACAACGGCACGACTACTCAAACTTGGATTTGGAAAGGATATCCAATTTGTTACCAAGTTCAAGGCGATACTGGGCAAGCAGTTGTCCTAATACATGGGTTTGGGGCATCATTGGGACATTGGCGCAAAAATATCCCTGTACTTGCTGAAAACTGTCGCTGCTATGCAATTGATTTAATCGGATTTGGTGGTTCAGCTAAACCTACCCCTGGTATTGAAATTAATTACACCTTTGAAACTTGGGCTGAGCAAATAGCGGATTTTTGCGAAGAAGTTGTTGGTGGTGCAGCTTTTTTGGTTGGTAATTCTATTGGCTGTATTGTAGCTATGCAAGCCGCAGTTGATCATCCAGATATCGCCTTGGGGGTAGCGATGCTTAACTGTTCTCTACGGCTTCTGCATGACCGCAAACGTGCATCTTTACCTTGGTATCGCCGCTATAGTGCGCCCCTCTTACAACAAGTATTCACAGTTAAGTGGGTTGGACAGTTATTTTTTAACCAACTTGCTAAACCAAAAGTAGTGCGGAAAATTTTGTTACAGGCATACAAACATCCTGATGCTGTAACAGAAGAACTAATTGATTTAATTATGGCACCTGCTGCTGATATTGGTGCTGTGGAAGTATTTTTAGCTTTTACCCGCTATTCCCAAGGACCATTAGCGGAAGATTTATTACCTGCATTACGCTGTCCAGCAATTATGTTATGGGGAACAGAAGACCCTTGGGAACCGATCGCGCTAGGGAAAGAGTTGGCTAAATTTCCGCAAGTTCAAAAGTTCATCCCCATAGAAGGTGTAGGTCATTGTCCCCAGGACGAAGCGCCTGAGTTGGTTAACCCGCTTTTACAAGATTGGATCAAATCACTTAGTTGTTAA
- a CDS encoding LCP family protein has product MPDQKNPKKRANRAIAKPDNKQVTKRKQIQLLWLGLGLTGVAMISATAGALLAVSLASTPLMHQKLSAEEQAVFDGDSFSKGNMKLPEVTRPVNILISGIKVTASDLKNPAPTAHNLGYDALVNSFDGMADTMLLLRFDPEKKKISVLSIPRDTRIVMDGHGVQKINAANVIGGPAVAAKEVSNLLEGVAIDRYIRINVQGVEKLIDALGGVTVYVPKDMKYQDDSQHLYINLKQGKQHLNGDQALQLLRFRYDQNGDIGRIQRQQMVMRALMEQTLNPTILTRVPKILAVIQSHLDTNLSVEELAALVGFGIRTDRQQVKMLMLPGEANGNGRHSISYWLPNRSRLKTLMAKYFDQGSSDRELVDTSKVRVTIQDSTGDNQAVNSLVRTLETAGYRRITIDKSLPESLSVTQIIAQQGDEDSAKQVYSSLGFGDVSVETSGTLYSDVTIKLGLDWLQKQLTINN; this is encoded by the coding sequence GTGCCAGATCAAAAAAATCCTAAAAAACGCGCTAATCGTGCGATCGCCAAACCAGATAATAAACAAGTTACTAAAAGAAAGCAGATACAATTACTCTGGCTAGGGTTGGGATTAACCGGAGTGGCAATGATTTCTGCAACTGCGGGAGCGTTGTTAGCAGTATCCCTTGCCAGTACACCCTTAATGCATCAAAAACTTAGTGCTGAAGAACAAGCTGTTTTTGATGGCGATAGCTTCTCGAAAGGCAACATGAAATTGCCAGAAGTTACCCGTCCCGTGAATATCTTAATTTCGGGAATTAAAGTAACCGCTTCAGATTTGAAGAACCCTGCCCCAACAGCGCACAACTTGGGTTACGATGCACTGGTTAATTCCTTCGATGGTATGGCAGATACAATGCTGCTGCTACGCTTTGATCCAGAGAAAAAAAAGATCAGCGTTCTCTCTATTCCTAGAGATACCCGCATAGTCATGGATGGGCATGGTGTCCAAAAAATTAATGCAGCTAATGTCATAGGTGGGCCAGCAGTAGCAGCAAAAGAGGTAAGTAACCTACTCGAAGGTGTCGCCATTGACCGCTATATCAGAATTAACGTTCAGGGTGTGGAAAAACTAATTGACGCTTTGGGTGGTGTCACAGTTTATGTACCAAAGGACATGAAGTATCAAGATGATTCTCAGCACCTCTACATTAATCTTAAACAGGGAAAACAGCATCTTAACGGTGATCAGGCATTGCAACTATTACGCTTTCGCTATGACCAAAATGGCGATATTGGACGAATTCAGCGACAGCAAATGGTGATGCGTGCGTTAATGGAGCAAACCCTTAACCCTACAATTTTGACTCGCGTACCGAAAATTCTTGCCGTAATTCAGTCACATCTTGACACTAACTTAAGCGTAGAAGAACTGGCGGCATTAGTAGGTTTTGGGATACGGACAGATCGTCAACAGGTAAAAATGTTGATGCTGCCTGGAGAGGCGAATGGAAACGGTCGTCATAGCATCAGTTACTGGTTGCCAAATCGCAGTCGGCTCAAAACATTGATGGCTAAGTACTTTGACCAAGGATCTAGCGATCGCGAATTAGTTGATACAAGTAAAGTACGAGTGACAATTCAAGATAGTACAGGCGATAATCAGGCTGTTAATTCTTTAGTTCGTACACTTGAGACAGCAGGTTATCGCAGAATTACTATTGATAAAAGTTTGCCTGAATCATTGAGCGTGACGCAAATCATAGCGCAGCAGGGAGATGAGGATTCAGCTAAACAGGTTTATAGTTCTTTAGGCTTTGGAGATGTAAGTGTAGAAACTTCCGGCACTCTTTATTCTGATGTAACAATTAAATTAGGTCTAGACTGGCTACAAAAACAATTAACAATTAACAATTAA
- a CDS encoding S8 family serine peptidase — protein MAQQLITKRFKSIFYALAASCLTTPALALPSSLGSAGIDALKLQAAPYNLTGRKIAIGQVEIGRPGYFGLDKTASPNLWLSLARVFYRDTPAKSNSEVDGHASMVAGVMVSNDKAIPGVAPKALLYSSAVGSPKTSGQPEECLATQYVAQQNGGDLRAINFSFGEPLDTDTKARAVLDGKALLTQCVDWSARVHDVVYVVAGNQGKGGIPIPTDNFNAVNVAYTTRRDSLFTKVDFPNLSDTPVGVARPLLDREINVGGRRSISILAPGANLNLYDLKGKVTRVSGTSFAAPHVTGSVALLQEFGDRQLKSRQPRWSTDARRHEVMKAVLLNSAEKIQDAGDGLRLGMSRTILAKNNTNWLDSDAYKDPKIPLHYQMGAGQLNVFRAYQQFSPGKWSGTAPTGDNKGVAPIAWDYSSVKASNYQDYVLEQPLQQGSFVSITLAWDRKVELKDSNKNGQYDIGEGFSDRGLNNLDIYLMRAEDNDTSKSIWSSQSDVDSVEHIFHKIPANGRYKIRVQFRQRVNDDTQPYALAWWSIPVKNK, from the coding sequence TTGGCGCAGCAGCTTATTACAAAAAGATTTAAATCAATTTTCTACGCTTTGGCTGCCTCATGTTTAACGACACCAGCTTTAGCTTTACCAAGTTCATTAGGGTCAGCAGGAATTGACGCGCTCAAACTACAAGCTGCTCCCTATAACTTGACAGGTCGTAAAATTGCCATTGGTCAAGTAGAAATCGGTCGCCCTGGATATTTTGGTTTAGACAAGACAGCTTCTCCTAATCTGTGGCTATCACTGGCGCGAGTCTTTTATCGTGATACTCCAGCCAAATCAAATTCAGAAGTTGATGGTCACGCTTCTATGGTAGCAGGGGTGATGGTTAGTAATGACAAAGCAATACCTGGCGTAGCACCAAAGGCACTTTTGTATTCTTCTGCTGTTGGTTCACCTAAAACCAGTGGTCAACCAGAAGAATGTTTAGCCACGCAATATGTCGCACAACAAAATGGGGGAGATTTGCGGGCAATTAACTTTAGTTTTGGTGAACCACTAGATACAGATACTAAAGCTAGAGCGGTTTTAGATGGTAAGGCTTTACTGACACAATGCGTTGATTGGTCAGCACGAGTTCACGATGTGGTTTATGTAGTTGCTGGTAATCAGGGTAAAGGTGGTATTCCTATCCCTACTGACAACTTCAATGCTGTGAATGTTGCCTATACAACTCGTCGGGATAGTTTGTTTACTAAAGTAGATTTTCCTAATTTAAGTGATACGCCAGTCGGGGTCGCTCGACCCTTACTCGATCGCGAAATTAATGTGGGTGGTAGGCGTTCTATTAGTATACTTGCCCCTGGAGCTAATCTGAATTTATATGATTTGAAGGGTAAAGTTACTCGTGTCAGTGGCACCAGTTTTGCTGCACCTCATGTTACAGGGTCTGTAGCTTTACTACAAGAATTTGGTGATAGACAGTTGAAATCGCGTCAGCCACGCTGGAGTACAGATGCTCGTCGTCACGAAGTGATGAAAGCTGTGTTGCTCAATTCTGCTGAAAAAATTCAAGATGCTGGCGATGGTTTGCGACTAGGAATGAGCCGCACTATTTTGGCTAAAAATAATACTAATTGGTTAGATTCCGATGCTTATAAAGACCCTAAAATACCACTACATTATCAAATGGGCGCTGGACAGTTAAATGTTTTCCGAGCATACCAACAATTTAGCCCTGGTAAGTGGTCTGGAACCGCGCCAACGGGTGACAATAAAGGGGTAGCTCCGATTGCTTGGGATTACAGCAGTGTCAAGGCATCTAATTATCAAGATTATGTGTTAGAGCAACCATTACAGCAAGGTAGTTTTGTTTCAATTACGCTGGCTTGGGATCGTAAGGTAGAGTTAAAGGATAGTAATAAAAATGGGCAGTACGATATTGGAGAAGGTTTTAGCGATCGCGGTTTAAATAACCTCGATATTTACCTGATGCGTGCAGAAGATAATGATACTAGCAAAAGTATTTGGTCATCCCAAAGCGATGTTGATAGTGTAGAACACATCTTCCATAAAATTCCGGCTAATGGTCGCTATAAAATTCGCGTTCAGTTTCGTCAACGAGTTAATGATGATACTCAACCTTATGCCTTAGCTTGGTGGAGTATACCAGTTAAAAATAAGTAA
- the rpe gene encoding ribulose-phosphate 3-epimerase: protein MTQTPSQKPIVIAPSILSADFSRLGEQIREIDAAGADWIHVDVMDGRFVPNITIGPLIVDAIRPVTKKPLDVHLMIVEPEKYVEDFAKAGADIISVHAEHNASPHLHRTLCQIKELGKQAGVVLNPSTPLELIEYVIEVCDLVLIMSVNPGFGGQSFIPTVIPKIRKLRQMCDERGLDPWIEVDGGLKANNTWQVLEAGANAIVAGSAVFNAKDYAEAITNIRNSKRPTPELATV, encoded by the coding sequence ATGACCCAAACCCCATCCCAAAAGCCCATTGTGATTGCTCCATCAATCCTATCAGCAGACTTTAGCAGACTGGGAGAGCAAATTCGAGAAATTGATGCTGCTGGCGCTGATTGGATTCACGTTGATGTAATGGATGGCAGGTTTGTCCCTAATATCACGATTGGTCCCCTGATTGTCGATGCCATTCGCCCTGTTACCAAAAAACCTTTGGATGTCCACTTGATGATTGTGGAACCAGAAAAGTATGTGGAAGATTTTGCTAAAGCAGGTGCAGATATTATCTCAGTTCACGCTGAACATAATGCTTCTCCTCACTTGCACCGCACTCTTTGCCAAATTAAGGAACTAGGTAAGCAAGCTGGTGTTGTGCTCAATCCTTCTACTCCTTTAGAGTTGATTGAGTATGTGATCGAAGTTTGCGATTTGGTCTTGATTATGAGCGTTAACCCTGGGTTTGGGGGTCAAAGCTTTATTCCTACGGTTATTCCAAAAATTCGCAAGTTGCGTCAGATGTGTGATGAGCGTGGACTTGATCCTTGGATTGAGGTTGATGGCGGTTTGAAGGCTAATAATACTTGGCAAGTTTTAGAAGCTGGAGCGAATGCGATTGTAGCTGGTTCGGCTGTTTTCAATGCTAAGGATTATGCTGAGGCAATTACTAATATCCGTAACAGTAAGCGTCCGACACCAGAATTAGCAACTGTTTAA
- a CDS encoding CsbD family protein, protein MSLEDKAKAAAKNIEGKAQEALGNVTGDPQHQAEGQAKQGEATVRNAGEDIKDNIKKALD, encoded by the coding sequence ATGAGCCTCGAAGATAAAGCCAAAGCAGCAGCTAAAAATATTGAAGGCAAAGCCCAAGAAGCACTTGGTAACGTAACTGGTGATCCTCAACATCAAGCTGAAGGACAAGCCAAACAAGGCGAAGCTACCGTGCGTAACGCTGGCGAAGATATCAAAGATAACATTAAGAAAGCACTTGACTAA
- a CDS encoding RNA-guided endonuclease InsQ/TnpB family protein: MKTLKFKLYGHKRNRYLKRTINAAGVIYNHCIALHKRYYQMWGKHLNCAKLQAHVAKLRKRNPFWQLVGSQAVQDICQRIDKAYQLFFKHHKSCVRPPGFKKVKKYKSFTLKQAGYKFLSGNRVKIGKKVYQFWKSREIEGEIKTLTIKRTPLGELFMVLVVDDCPNPEIKSTTGKIAGFDFGLKTFLTCSDGSLIESPQFFKQSLNVIKKASKNHSKKLKGSSNRERARKNLVRKYEDISNARRDWFWKLAHDLTDKFDVLCFETLNLNGMKRIWGRKVSDLAFCEFLQILEWVAKKKGKQVVFVDQWYPSSKTCNSCNHVLEKLDLSIREWRCPSCKTVNGRDENAAKNICRVGASTLRLGDVRQSLTAIAV, translated from the coding sequence ATGAAAACCTTGAAGTTTAAGTTGTACGGTCACAAGCGTAATAGATATCTCAAGCGCACAATTAATGCTGCTGGGGTAATCTACAACCATTGCATTGCACTTCACAAACGGTACTATCAGATGTGGGGCAAGCATTTGAACTGTGCTAAACTTCAGGCTCACGTTGCCAAACTGAGAAAGCGTAACCCCTTTTGGCAGTTGGTAGGTTCTCAAGCTGTACAAGATATTTGCCAACGGATTGATAAAGCATACCAACTATTTTTTAAACACCACAAATCATGTGTTAGACCACCAGGATTTAAGAAGGTTAAAAAATACAAATCTTTCACCCTAAAACAAGCTGGTTATAAATTTTTAAGTGGTAATAGGGTAAAAATTGGGAAGAAAGTTTATCAATTTTGGAAGTCGAGAGAGATAGAAGGGGAAATCAAAACTTTAACCATTAAGCGAACTCCATTAGGGGAATTGTTTATGGTTCTGGTTGTTGATGATTGTCCTAATCCTGAAATTAAATCCACGACTGGTAAAATAGCGGGGTTTGATTTTGGACTCAAGACATTTCTCACTTGCTCAGATGGATCTTTAATTGAGTCTCCCCAATTTTTTAAGCAATCCTTAAATGTCATCAAAAAAGCCAGTAAGAATCATTCCAAAAAGTTAAAAGGCTCATCTAACCGAGAACGAGCGAGAAAAAATCTAGTACGCAAGTATGAGGATATTTCTAATGCTAGGCGTGATTGGTTTTGGAAATTAGCACACGATTTAACTGATAAATTTGATGTGCTATGCTTTGAGACTTTAAATCTCAATGGAATGAAACGCATTTGGGGTAGAAAAGTATCAGATTTAGCTTTTTGTGAATTTCTACAAATCTTAGAATGGGTTGCCAAAAAGAAAGGTAAACAAGTTGTATTCGTGGATCAGTGGTATCCATCAAGTAAGACTTGTAACAGTTGCAATCATGTTTTAGAAAAACTGGATTTATCTATTAGAGAATGGCGTTGTCCGTCCTGTAAAACTGTAAATGGACGGGACGAAAACGCAGCTAAGAATATTTGTAGAGTTGGGGCATCAACTCTTAGGTTAGGCGATGTAAGACAGTCTCTGACTGCAATTGCTGTTTGA